A stretch of Corallococcus exiguus DNA encodes these proteins:
- a CDS encoding PQQ-dependent sugar dehydrogenase, whose translation MRILTTSLIVATLLVGCQEDPETTPQDSGVTQQDSGVPPQDAGVTEDAGVTADAGVTEDAGVPEDPLPSGPPVPRGPPNVPENTPAFPGQTRVPAIQTKTPFQVTEIASGFRNPWAIAFLPDQRMLVTEKATGSLYIVTQQGAKSPAVSGLPAVDARGQGGLLDVEVGPDYAESQRIYWTYTEPRTGGNGLAVARARLVDGAQPRVENVQVIFRMMPTLESTLHSGGRMVFTPDGKLFVTLGERSILAGRVQAQDVKSHFGKIVRINPDGSVPQDNPYLNNPEAKPEIWSIGHRNVLSAALDSQNRLWTVEMGPQGGDEVNRPEAGKDYGWPTIGYGEEYSGAPIHQSTQAPGMEQPVYYWDPVIAPSGMTIYSGTLFPEWRNNMFIGGLAAQTLVRLMVRNDRVVGEEHLLKNLNSRIREVVQGPEGALYLLTDATNGKLLKVTPE comes from the coding sequence ATGCGCATCCTGACAACGTCCCTCATCGTCGCCACCCTCCTGGTCGGTTGCCAGGAGGATCCAGAAACCACACCCCAGGACTCGGGCGTCACGCAGCAGGACTCGGGCGTTCCCCCACAGGACGCGGGCGTCACTGAAGACGCGGGCGTCACAGCAGACGCGGGTGTCACTGAAGACGCGGGCGTTCCGGAAGATCCGCTCCCCAGCGGCCCCCCGGTTCCGCGGGGCCCGCCCAACGTGCCTGAAAACACGCCGGCCTTCCCCGGGCAGACGCGCGTCCCCGCCATCCAGACGAAGACGCCCTTCCAGGTCACCGAGATTGCCTCGGGCTTCAGGAACCCCTGGGCCATCGCCTTCCTGCCGGACCAGCGCATGCTGGTGACGGAGAAGGCCACCGGCTCGCTCTACATCGTCACGCAGCAGGGCGCGAAGTCCCCCGCCGTCAGCGGCCTGCCCGCCGTGGACGCGCGCGGTCAGGGCGGCTTGCTCGACGTGGAGGTGGGCCCGGACTACGCAGAGAGCCAGCGCATCTACTGGACCTATACCGAGCCCCGCACGGGCGGCAACGGGCTGGCGGTGGCGCGCGCGCGGTTGGTGGACGGAGCGCAGCCTCGCGTGGAGAACGTCCAGGTCATCTTCCGCATGATGCCCACGCTCGAGTCGACGCTGCACTCCGGGGGACGGATGGTGTTCACCCCGGACGGCAAGCTGTTCGTCACGCTCGGGGAGCGCTCCATCCTCGCGGGCCGTGTCCAGGCCCAGGACGTGAAGAGCCACTTCGGCAAGATCGTCCGCATCAATCCCGACGGCAGCGTGCCCCAGGACAACCCGTACCTGAACAACCCGGAGGCGAAGCCGGAGATCTGGTCCATCGGTCACCGCAACGTCCTGTCCGCGGCGCTCGACAGCCAGAACCGGCTGTGGACGGTGGAGATGGGGCCGCAGGGAGGTGACGAAGTGAACCGCCCCGAGGCGGGCAAGGACTACGGCTGGCCCACCATCGGATATGGCGAGGAGTACTCCGGCGCGCCCATCCACCAAAGCACCCAGGCTCCGGGCATGGAGCAGCCCGTGTACTACTGGGACCCGGTGATTGCGCCCTCCGGGATGACCATCTACTCCGGGACCCTGTTCCCCGAGTGGCGCAACAACATGTTCATCGGCGGACTGGCCGCCCAGACGCTGGTGCGGCTCATGGTGCGCAATGACCGCGTGGTGGGCGAGGAGCACCTCCTCAAGAACCTGAACTCGCGCATCCGCGAGGTGGTGCAGGGTCCCGAGGGCGCCCTCTACCTGCTCACCGACGCCACCAACGGCAAGCTGCTCAAGGTCACGCCGGAGTGA